One region of Brachybacterium saurashtrense genomic DNA includes:
- a CDS encoding LacI family DNA-binding transcriptional regulator, with translation MPRLIDIAKRAGVSEATVSRVLNGRAGVNEETRRAVLEVARRMGRDVGAAVAEDGPLVGVLVPDLDNQVFTSWAERIEAELFERGASTLVAMRARTVEREREILQRFLRCGVDALIVVSGHHAQQRAPLDHYREVVDAGVPLVLINGVREDLDAAFLSTDDEHAVHAVLGHLQDLGHRRVGLAVGDEHTWPVREKLRAFEAGTAGWGRSPQPVAFTDFSYAGGYEAARDLVGRGVTAIVCGSDVMAAGALEGVRSLGLRVPQDVSVVGYDDVFWAALTNPPLTTVRQGVGSIARAAVRTALGGGEDSRRPARTEVVFRPQLIARGSTAGAPDETASMER, from the coding sequence ATGCCGCGACTCATCGATATCGCGAAGCGGGCAGGGGTCAGCGAGGCGACGGTCTCCCGCGTGCTCAACGGGCGCGCCGGGGTGAACGAGGAGACCCGCCGCGCGGTGCTGGAGGTGGCGCGGCGGATGGGTCGCGACGTCGGCGCCGCGGTCGCCGAGGACGGCCCGCTGGTGGGCGTGCTGGTGCCGGACCTCGACAACCAGGTGTTCACCTCCTGGGCGGAGCGCATCGAGGCCGAGCTGTTCGAGCGCGGCGCCTCCACCCTGGTGGCCATGCGCGCCCGCACGGTGGAGCGCGAGCGCGAGATCCTGCAACGTTTCCTGCGCTGCGGCGTCGACGCGCTGATCGTGGTCTCCGGTCACCACGCCCAGCAGCGCGCGCCGCTGGACCACTACCGCGAGGTGGTCGACGCGGGCGTGCCGCTGGTGCTGATCAACGGCGTGCGGGAGGATCTCGACGCCGCCTTCCTCTCCACGGATGACGAGCACGCCGTGCACGCCGTGCTCGGCCACCTGCAGGATCTGGGGCATCGCCGGGTGGGGCTCGCGGTGGGCGACGAGCACACCTGGCCGGTGCGCGAGAAGCTCCGCGCCTTCGAGGCGGGCACCGCCGGGTGGGGGCGGAGCCCCCAGCCCGTGGCCTTCACCGACTTCTCCTACGCCGGCGGCTACGAGGCCGCGCGGGACCTGGTGGGCCGCGGCGTCACGGCCATCGTGTGCGGCTCGGACGTGATGGCGGCCGGTGCGCTCGAAGGGGTTCGCTCCCTGGGCCTGCGCGTCCCCCAGGACGTCTCCGTGGTCGGCTACGACGACGTGTTCTGGGCGGCTCTGACGAACCCGCCGCTGACCACGGTGCGCCAGGGTGTCGGCTCGATCGCGCGCGCGGCCGTGCGCACCGCGCTCGGCGGCGGGGAGGACTCCCGCCGGCCCGCCCGCACCGAAGTGGTGTTCCGCCCCCAGCTGATCGCCCGCGGCTCCACCGCGGGAGCACCCGACGAGACGGCTAGCATGGAGCGGTGA
- a CDS encoding glycoside hydrolase family 13 protein, translated as MTAQSPAQHAPGADAATTPWWRDAVVYQVYPRSFADADGDGMGDLPGITAHLPHLRDLGVDALWLSPFFTSPQRDGGYDVADYCDVDPRFGSLADADELIASAHAMGLKVIVDIVPNHSSSEHELFQQALAAGPGSPERDMYVFADGRGEHGELPPNNWTSIFHGEAWTRITEADGTPGQWYLHIFDTSQPDWNWQNPRVHALFRDVLRFWLDRGADGFRVDVAHGMVKPEGLPDAAVNAEGLLDIPEGEVPIYFDNDGVLEIYREWRPILDSYEGERMMVLEAWIPEHRLPLYIGPEEAHQSFNFGFLQATWGVETMRAAIEKPLALADAVGAPTTWVLSNHDVIRHATRYGFPPGYRFGEGLGRAETPDAALGLARARAATLLMLSLPGAAYLYQGEELGLPEVAEIPDALREDPAHLRAGVPGRDGCRVPLPWRADAPAYGFSPTGESWLPQPEEFGALAADAQEGVPGSTLEMYRAAIALRREHGLGRPDAPVEFLEDLPEGLLGLVRGEVVVLVNTSEQELPLPAGPDGLDLADAEVLVGSAEPVPGRLPADAAVWLRRR; from the coding sequence ATGACCGCACAGTCCCCCGCCCAGCACGCCCCCGGAGCGGACGCCGCCACGACCCCCTGGTGGCGCGACGCCGTCGTCTACCAGGTCTACCCCCGTTCCTTCGCCGATGCGGACGGCGACGGCATGGGCGACCTGCCCGGCATCACCGCGCACCTGCCCCACCTGCGGGACCTCGGCGTGGACGCCCTCTGGCTCTCGCCCTTCTTCACCTCCCCGCAGCGCGACGGCGGCTACGACGTGGCCGACTACTGCGACGTGGACCCGCGCTTCGGCTCCCTCGCCGATGCCGACGAGCTCATCGCCTCCGCCCACGCGATGGGCCTGAAGGTGATCGTGGACATCGTCCCCAACCACTCCTCGAGCGAGCACGAGCTGTTCCAGCAGGCGCTGGCCGCCGGGCCCGGCTCCCCCGAGCGGGACATGTACGTGTTCGCCGACGGCCGGGGCGAGCACGGCGAGCTGCCGCCGAACAACTGGACCTCGATCTTCCACGGCGAGGCCTGGACCCGCATCACCGAGGCGGACGGCACGCCCGGGCAGTGGTACCTGCACATCTTCGACACCTCCCAGCCGGACTGGAACTGGCAGAACCCGCGCGTGCACGCCCTGTTCCGGGACGTGCTGCGGTTCTGGCTGGATCGCGGGGCCGACGGGTTCCGCGTGGACGTCGCCCACGGGATGGTCAAGCCCGAGGGTCTGCCCGACGCCGCCGTCAACGCCGAGGGGCTGCTGGACATCCCCGAGGGCGAGGTGCCGATCTACTTCGACAACGACGGGGTGCTGGAGATCTACCGCGAGTGGCGGCCGATCCTGGACTCCTACGAGGGCGAGCGGATGATGGTGCTGGAGGCCTGGATCCCCGAGCACCGGCTGCCGCTGTACATCGGCCCGGAGGAGGCGCACCAGTCCTTCAACTTCGGATTCCTCCAGGCCACCTGGGGCGTGGAGACGATGCGGGCGGCGATCGAGAAGCCGCTGGCCCTGGCCGACGCCGTGGGCGCGCCCACCACCTGGGTGCTGTCCAACCACGACGTGATCCGGCACGCCACGCGGTACGGCTTCCCGCCCGGCTACCGCTTCGGCGAGGGTCTGGGCCGCGCGGAGACGCCGGACGCGGCTCTGGGCCTGGCCCGCGCCCGCGCGGCGACGCTGCTGATGCTGTCCCTGCCGGGCGCCGCCTACCTGTACCAGGGCGAGGAGCTGGGCCTGCCGGAGGTCGCGGAGATCCCCGACGCGCTGCGCGAGGACCCCGCCCACCTGCGAGCCGGGGTGCCCGGCCGCGACGGCTGCCGCGTGCCACTGCCCTGGCGGGCGGACGCCCCCGCGTACGGCTTCTCCCCCACCGGGGAGAGCTGGCTGCCGCAGCCGGAGGAGTTCGGGGCGCTGGCGGCGGACGCGCAGGAGGGCGTGCCCGGGTCGACGCTGGAGATGTACCGCGCCGCGATCGCGCTGCGCAGGGAGCACGGCCTGGGCCGTCCGGATGCCCCGGTGGAATTCCTCGAGGACCTGCCCGAGGGCCTGCTGGGCCTGGTGCGCGGCGAGGTGGTGGTGCTGGTGAACACCTCGGAGCAGGAGCTGCCCCTGCCCGCCGGCCCGGACGGCCTCGACCTCGCGGACGCGGAGGTGCTGGTCGGCTCCGCCGAGCCCGTGCCCGGCCGGCTCCCGGCCGACGCCGCCGTGTGGCTGCGTCGGCGCTGA
- a CDS encoding sugar ABC transporter substrate-binding protein, producing the protein MNIRRKSFLALGGVAASMTVLAACGGGSDTSDGASGGSSDAGGDAGSGGSSGQLVIWADEEKAPALEPSAKAWGEQNGIDVVVEVVPGDELQANFITANQAGNGPDVTMGAHDWIGNLVQNGAISPVQLPADVADTIAPIGLEAVTYDGQTYGVPYAVETLALYANHALTDTPEPSSLEELISAAEAGDAENVLSLPVGESGDPYHMQPLYTSAGGYLFGRDAEGNLDPSDLGVGQEGSLTAADKIAELGEQGVLKNSITGDNSISLFTEGKSAYLISGPWALADVRDSGIEFTISPIPGFEGMEPAAPFAGVNSFYVASNGANAGFAQQFMTDVAGSPDVAKAMYEANPLPPVNLQLREEIAASDEHVTIFAEAAESADPMPAIPAMAAIWGPLGIAQANIVGGADPHPTMEAAGEEIATAIG; encoded by the coding sequence GTGAATATTCGCCGCAAGAGTTTCCTCGCCCTGGGTGGCGTCGCCGCCTCGATGACCGTCCTGGCCGCCTGCGGCGGCGGGTCCGACACCTCCGACGGCGCCTCCGGCGGCTCCTCCGACGCGGGCGGCGACGCCGGCTCCGGCGGCTCGAGCGGCCAGCTGGTGATCTGGGCCGACGAGGAGAAGGCCCCCGCGCTCGAGCCCTCGGCCAAGGCCTGGGGCGAGCAGAACGGGATCGACGTGGTGGTGGAGGTGGTCCCGGGCGACGAGCTGCAGGCCAACTTCATCACCGCCAACCAGGCCGGCAACGGCCCGGACGTCACCATGGGCGCCCACGACTGGATCGGCAACTTGGTGCAGAACGGTGCGATCTCCCCGGTGCAGCTGCCGGCGGACGTGGCGGACACGATCGCCCCGATCGGCCTCGAGGCCGTGACCTACGACGGCCAGACCTACGGCGTGCCGTACGCGGTCGAGACCCTCGCGCTGTACGCCAACCACGCGCTCACCGACACCCCGGAGCCGAGCTCGCTCGAGGAGCTGATCTCCGCCGCGGAGGCGGGGGACGCCGAGAACGTGCTCTCGCTGCCCGTGGGCGAGTCCGGCGACCCGTACCACATGCAGCCCCTCTACACCTCGGCCGGCGGCTACCTCTTCGGCCGGGACGCCGAGGGCAACCTCGACCCGTCGGACCTCGGCGTGGGCCAGGAGGGCTCCCTCACCGCGGCCGACAAGATCGCCGAGCTCGGCGAGCAGGGCGTGCTGAAGAACTCGATCACCGGCGACAACTCGATCTCCCTGTTCACCGAGGGCAAGTCCGCCTACCTGATCTCCGGCCCGTGGGCCCTGGCGGACGTGCGCGACTCGGGCATCGAGTTCACCATCTCGCCGATCCCCGGCTTCGAGGGCATGGAGCCGGCGGCGCCCTTCGCGGGCGTGAACTCCTTCTACGTGGCCTCCAACGGCGCCAACGCCGGCTTCGCGCAGCAGTTCATGACCGATGTGGCCGGCTCCCCCGACGTCGCCAAGGCGATGTACGAGGCGAACCCGCTGCCCCCGGTGAACCTCCAGCTGCGCGAGGAGATCGCCGCCAGCGACGAGCACGTGACGATCTTCGCCGAGGCCGCCGAGTCGGCCGATCCGATGCCGGCGATCCCGGCGATGGCCGCGATCTGGGGCCCGCTGGGCATCGCGCAGGCCAACATCGTCGGCGGCGCCGATCCGCACCCCACGATGGAGGCCGCCGGCGAGGAGATCGCCACCGCGATCGGTTGA
- a CDS encoding sugar ABC transporter permease, translating to MSTTTAPRVEARRRMPAGRWFAEIGWRHVVGVLAIVFAVFPIMFVLSASVNESGSLSSAGLLPTRGVTLEHYAAMLSGERANFLRWYLNTIIVCGVVAVGQVFLSLLAAYAFSRFRFRGRRGGMLAVLLIMMFPAILSMIAVYTMIADLGEAVPMLGLNTLAGYIAVLMGGAFGQVWLLKGFFDTIPRSLDEAAIIDGATHWQAFRKILVPSMTPILATTLLLALVGSMSEFLIGSIFLTDDSKKTLAVGMYGMFSSDRSNNLGVFAAGSVMVMVPVIILYQFLQRYIVGGSTAGAVKG from the coding sequence ATGAGCACCACCACCGCTCCGCGCGTCGAGGCGCGACGCCGCATGCCCGCCGGCCGCTGGTTCGCCGAGATCGGCTGGCGGCACGTCGTCGGCGTGCTGGCGATCGTCTTCGCCGTCTTCCCGATCATGTTCGTCCTCTCCGCCTCGGTGAATGAGAGCGGCTCGCTCTCCTCCGCGGGGCTGCTGCCCACCCGCGGGGTCACCCTCGAGCACTACGCCGCGATGCTCTCCGGCGAGCGCGCGAACTTCCTGCGCTGGTACCTCAACACGATCATCGTGTGCGGGGTGGTGGCCGTGGGGCAGGTGTTCCTCTCCCTGCTGGCCGCCTACGCCTTCAGCCGCTTCCGCTTCCGGGGCCGCCGCGGCGGCATGCTCGCGGTGCTGCTGATCATGATGTTCCCCGCGATCCTGTCCATGATCGCGGTGTACACGATGATCGCGGATCTCGGCGAGGCGGTGCCGATGCTGGGCCTGAACACCCTAGCCGGCTACATCGCGGTGCTGATGGGCGGCGCCTTCGGCCAGGTGTGGCTGCTCAAGGGCTTCTTCGACACCATCCCGCGGTCCCTCGACGAGGCGGCGATCATCGACGGCGCCACCCACTGGCAGGCGTTCCGCAAGATCCTGGTCCCCTCGATGACCCCGATCCTCGCCACCACCCTGCTGCTGGCCCTGGTGGGCTCGATGAGCGAGTTCCTGATCGGCTCGATCTTCCTCACCGACGACTCGAAGAAGACCCTCGCCGTGGGCATGTACGGGATGTTCTCCTCGGACCGCTCGAACAACCTGGGCGTCTTCGCCGCCGGGTCCGTGATGGTGATGGTCCCGGTGATCATCCTCTACCAGTTCCTGCAGCGCTACATCGTCGGCGGCTCCACCGCCGGCGCCGTGAAGGGCTGA
- a CDS encoding carboxylate--amine ligase has product MRSPSAPVDPGFDVVVLGAGLNSLNLTIAFHQEYGMRCTTVVRVPVAMNERTVTSDLVTLGAEASDEDMRDALLDLAARRPAGRPALLLTNADSLIAFLDRFRAELEPHYLLAQVDAALLARLADKAEFAEICRELDIDTVPTVIVDFSRAEEPDWNGHEELPWSYPVVGKAANTAEYHHVDFPGKKKVFFLESAAEQQDLVRRLRESGFTGRFLFQELIEGDDTAQRSVTAYRSSRGEVTLLCAAQVLLGEHTPEALGRPAAMITGDFPSLTAAAQRFLDAVDYVGFANFDVKVDPRTGRECFFEINPRIGRNNYYVTAAGESVARHVVEDRVHGRDLAQVVVTAPILYTILPLRLVLRYVRDTALRAWVRQVARRGLRNPFRYGPEGLWMRAYSVVSGANFVRKYRAVYPRPTDTGF; this is encoded by the coding sequence ATGCGCTCGCCCTCCGCCCCGGTCGATCCCGGGTTCGACGTCGTCGTCCTCGGCGCCGGCCTGAACTCGCTGAACCTCACCATCGCGTTCCACCAGGAGTACGGGATGCGCTGCACCACCGTGGTGCGGGTGCCGGTGGCGATGAACGAGCGCACCGTCACCTCGGATCTCGTGACGCTGGGCGCCGAGGCGAGCGACGAGGACATGCGCGATGCGCTGCTGGACCTCGCGGCGCGGCGGCCGGCCGGTCGTCCCGCGCTGCTGCTGACGAACGCGGACTCGCTGATCGCCTTCCTCGACCGCTTCCGTGCGGAGCTCGAGCCGCACTACCTCCTCGCCCAGGTGGACGCCGCCCTGCTCGCGCGCCTGGCCGACAAGGCCGAGTTCGCGGAGATCTGCCGCGAGCTCGACATCGACACCGTCCCCACCGTGATCGTGGACTTCTCCCGCGCCGAGGAGCCGGACTGGAACGGCCACGAGGAGCTGCCCTGGTCCTACCCGGTGGTGGGCAAGGCGGCCAACACGGCCGAGTACCACCACGTCGACTTCCCGGGGAAGAAGAAGGTGTTCTTCCTCGAGTCCGCCGCGGAGCAGCAGGACCTGGTGCGGCGCCTGCGCGAGTCCGGGTTCACCGGGCGCTTCCTGTTCCAGGAGCTCATCGAGGGCGACGACACCGCGCAGCGCTCGGTGACCGCCTACCGCTCCAGCCGCGGGGAGGTGACGCTGCTGTGCGCCGCCCAGGTGCTGCTGGGCGAGCACACCCCGGAGGCGCTGGGGCGCCCCGCCGCGATGATCACCGGGGACTTCCCCTCCCTCACCGCCGCCGCGCAGCGGTTCCTGGACGCGGTGGACTACGTGGGCTTCGCGAACTTCGACGTGAAGGTGGATCCGCGCACCGGCCGGGAGTGCTTCTTCGAGATCAACCCGCGCATCGGCCGGAACAACTACTACGTCACCGCCGCCGGGGAGAGCGTGGCCCGGCACGTGGTGGAGGACCGCGTGCACGGCCGCGACCTCGCGCAGGTGGTGGTGACCGCCCCGATCCTCTACACGATCCTGCCGCTGCGCCTGGTGCTGCGGTACGTGCGGGACACGGCGCTGCGCGCGTGGGTGCGGCAGGTGGCCCGGCGCGGCCTGCGCAATCCCTTCCGGTACGGTCCGGAGGGCCTGTGGATGCGGGCCTACTCCGTCGTCTCCGGCGCGAACTTCGTGCGGAAGTACCGCGCCGTGTACCCGCGCCCCACCGACACCGGCTTCTGA
- the epsC gene encoding serine O-acetyltransferase EpsC — protein sequence MDAVATVREDLAAAHRRDPAATDDLAILLTAPGLHAIWAHRIAHRLWTRGARLPALVLAQGVRSVTGVEIHPGATIGRRFFIDHGMGVVVGETAEVGDDVMLYHGVTLGGRSMERVKRHPTVEDGVTIGAGARVLGPVVLGEGSQIGANAVVVKDVPARATAVGIPATVRTGAAHAEEQVDPAIWI from the coding sequence ATGGACGCCGTCGCGACGGTCCGGGAGGACCTCGCGGCGGCGCACCGTCGCGACCCCGCGGCCACCGACGACCTCGCGATCCTGCTCACCGCCCCCGGTCTGCACGCGATCTGGGCCCACCGGATCGCCCACCGGCTGTGGACTCGCGGCGCGCGGCTGCCCGCCCTGGTGCTGGCGCAGGGCGTGCGCTCGGTGACCGGGGTGGAGATCCATCCCGGCGCCACCATCGGGCGGCGCTTCTTCATCGATCACGGCATGGGCGTGGTGGTGGGGGAGACCGCCGAGGTGGGGGACGACGTGATGCTCTACCACGGCGTCACCCTGGGCGGGCGCTCGATGGAGCGCGTCAAGCGCCATCCCACCGTGGAGGACGGCGTCACCATCGGTGCGGGAGCCCGCGTGCTGGGCCCCGTGGTGCTCGGCGAGGGCTCCCAGATCGGCGCCAACGCCGTGGTGGTCAAGGACGTCCCGGCCCGGGCCACCGCGGTGGGGATCCCGGCCACGGTGCGCACCGGCGCCGCGCACGCCGAGGAGCAGGTGGACCCGGCGATCTGGATCTGA
- a CDS encoding ABC transporter permease subunit: MTSTHAPAHRTRSTSVPALVTRIAVLGITLAVTVFIAPVLISQASWMWLAVLVLAAAGIFALYSTKRFVPGKYLFPGTFFLAVFLILPIALTVGYSFTNYGDGTRGTKEQAIGAIVASSVQQSADSPRYAMTVATSGSPAEGPFELFLVDPADGTVLRGDAETALEPADPGTVTVADGRVTEVDGLTVLDAGQVNAVYDELMQLAVPVDDSSAVRPLGVNQAFVGTTVLQYDEAADTITDTSTGEVYTVGTVGDSQYFVDSEGSRAFSQGWLQNVGLSNYERLFTNPVVAGQFVSAFVWTLVFAAGSVLLTFALGFFLALVLNDQRLKGRRFYRSVLIMPYAIPGFISLLVWSNFYNRDFGLLNETLGLHLDWFGDPTLAKVAVLLTNLWMGFPYMFIVSTGALQAIPDELMEASRMDGASRLETTSKIVLPLLLVAVAPLLVSSFAFNFNNFNAIELLTEGGPFPDGSGRGATDILISMVYRIAFGGSGADFGFASAVSVCLFVLTGVLAAVQFRFTNVLEDVN; encoded by the coding sequence ATGACCTCGACGCACGCGCCCGCGCACCGCACGCGGTCCACGTCGGTCCCGGCCCTGGTCACCCGCATCGCGGTGCTCGGCATCACGCTGGCGGTGACCGTGTTCATCGCCCCGGTGCTGATCTCCCAGGCCTCCTGGATGTGGCTGGCCGTGCTGGTGCTCGCCGCGGCCGGGATCTTCGCCCTGTACTCCACGAAGCGCTTCGTGCCCGGGAAGTACCTCTTCCCCGGCACGTTCTTCCTCGCCGTGTTCCTCATCCTGCCGATCGCCCTCACCGTCGGGTACTCCTTCACCAACTACGGCGACGGCACCCGCGGCACCAAGGAGCAGGCGATCGGCGCGATCGTGGCCAGCTCCGTGCAGCAGTCCGCGGACTCCCCGCGCTACGCGATGACCGTGGCCACCTCCGGCTCCCCCGCCGAGGGCCCGTTCGAGCTCTTCCTCGTGGACCCGGCCGACGGCACCGTGCTGCGCGGCGACGCCGAGACCGCCCTCGAGCCGGCCGACCCCGGCACCGTCACCGTGGCCGACGGCCGGGTCACCGAGGTGGACGGGCTCACGGTGCTCGATGCCGGGCAGGTCAACGCCGTCTACGACGAGCTGATGCAGCTCGCCGTGCCCGTGGACGACTCCTCGGCGGTGCGTCCGCTGGGCGTGAACCAGGCCTTCGTGGGCACCACCGTGCTGCAGTACGACGAGGCGGCCGACACCATCACCGACACCTCCACCGGCGAGGTGTACACGGTGGGGACCGTGGGCGATTCGCAGTACTTCGTGGACTCCGAGGGGTCGCGCGCGTTCTCCCAGGGCTGGCTGCAGAACGTGGGCCTGTCCAACTACGAGCGCCTGTTCACCAATCCGGTGGTCGCCGGCCAGTTCGTCTCCGCCTTCGTGTGGACCCTGGTGTTCGCGGCCGGCTCCGTGCTGCTCACCTTCGCCCTGGGCTTCTTCCTGGCGCTGGTGCTCAACGACCAGCGTCTGAAGGGCCGGCGCTTCTACCGCTCGGTGCTGATCATGCCGTACGCGATCCCCGGCTTCATCTCCCTGCTGGTGTGGTCGAACTTCTACAACCGCGACTTCGGCCTGCTCAACGAGACCCTCGGACTGCACCTGGACTGGTTCGGGGATCCCACGCTCGCGAAGGTGGCCGTGCTGCTGACGAACCTGTGGATGGGCTTCCCGTACATGTTCATCGTCTCCACCGGCGCGCTGCAGGCGATCCCCGACGAGCTGATGGAGGCCTCCCGGATGGACGGCGCCTCCCGGCTGGAGACCACCTCGAAGATCGTGCTGCCGCTGCTGCTGGTGGCGGTGGCCCCGCTGCTGGTCTCCTCCTTCGCCTTCAACTTCAACAACTTCAACGCGATCGAGCTGCTCACCGAGGGCGGGCCGTTCCCCGACGGCTCCGGCCGCGGCGCCACCGACATCCTCATCTCGATGGTGTACCGCATCGCCTTCGGCGGCTCCGGGGCGGACTTCGGCTTCGCCTCCGCCGTCTCCGTGTGCCTGTTCGTCCTCACGGGCGTGCTGGCGGCGGTCCAGTTCCGATTCACCAACGTCCTCGAGGACGTCAACTGA
- the cysK gene encoding cysteine synthase A yields the protein MPVYENVSELVGRTPLVKLNRLGEDVKATVLAKLEFYNPANSVKDRIGVAMIDAAEQSGQLQPGGTIVEATSGNTGIALAMIGSSRGYRVVLTMPESMSKERRMLLRAYGAELILTEAAKGMKGAVEKAEEIAAERGAVQVKQFDNPANVDIHRRTTAEEIWTDTDGAVDALVAGIGTGGTISGVGQVLKERKGEVKIIAVEPEESAILNGGQPGPHKIQGLGANFVPSILDREVYDEVLDIDAETAMERARAVARTEGLLVGISSGAAIEAAARIGAREEFAGKTIVVVVPSFGERYLSTPLFAEYAD from the coding sequence ATGCCTGTCTACGAGAACGTCTCCGAGCTGGTGGGCCGCACCCCGCTGGTGAAGCTCAATCGCCTGGGCGAGGACGTCAAGGCCACCGTCCTGGCCAAGCTCGAGTTCTACAACCCCGCCAACTCCGTCAAGGACCGCATCGGCGTGGCCATGATCGATGCCGCCGAGCAGTCCGGACAGCTCCAGCCCGGCGGCACCATCGTGGAGGCCACCAGCGGCAACACCGGGATCGCCCTGGCGATGATCGGCAGCTCGCGCGGGTACCGGGTGGTGCTCACCATGCCCGAGTCGATGTCCAAGGAGCGGCGGATGCTGCTGCGCGCCTACGGGGCGGAGCTCATCCTCACCGAGGCGGCCAAGGGCATGAAGGGCGCCGTGGAGAAGGCCGAGGAGATCGCCGCCGAGCGGGGTGCGGTCCAGGTCAAGCAGTTCGACAACCCCGCGAACGTGGACATCCACCGCCGCACCACCGCGGAGGAGATCTGGACGGACACCGACGGCGCGGTCGACGCCCTCGTGGCCGGCATCGGCACCGGCGGCACCATCAGCGGCGTGGGCCAGGTGCTCAAGGAGCGCAAGGGCGAGGTGAAGATCATCGCCGTCGAGCCCGAGGAGTCCGCCATCCTCAACGGCGGCCAGCCCGGCCCGCACAAGATCCAGGGCCTGGGGGCGAACTTCGTGCCGTCGATCCTGGACCGCGAGGTGTACGACGAGGTGCTGGACATCGACGCGGAGACCGCCATGGAGCGAGCCCGCGCCGTGGCCCGCACGGAGGGTCTGCTGGTGGGCATCTCCTCCGGCGCCGCGATCGAGGCGGCGGCCCGGATCGGCGCCCGCGAGGAGTTCGCCGGGAAGACCATCGTGGTGGTCGTGCCCTCCTTCGGCGAGCGCTACCTCTCCACCCCGCTGTTCGCCGAGTACGCGGACTGA
- the trpS gene encoding tryptophan--tRNA ligase, whose amino-acid sequence MTSPNDSRTSYDTAQERSDRIWARIDTDPSGLRMLTGDRPTGALHIGHYFGSLRNRVRLQDAGVETWLIVADYQVITDREVIGDIKGSVRELLTDYLAAGIDPERSTIFTHSAVPALNQLMLPFLSLVTQPELERNPTVKTELAAAGKSAMGGLLLTYPVHQAADILFCHGNLVPVGRDQLPHIEQTRVIARRFNERFAGGEAYFPEPDALLSEAPTILGLDGEHKMSKSRGNTVMLRMDADETVKKIKKAKTDSDRRITFDPEGRPEVANLLTIASQASGRTPEEIAEEIGDGGAGTLKLHTAEALNDHLAPLRARRAELEQDPGYLFEVLRAGNERANAEAEATLARVREYMGMLY is encoded by the coding sequence GTGACCTCACCGAACGACTCCCGCACCAGCTACGACACCGCCCAGGAGCGCAGCGACAGGATCTGGGCCCGGATCGACACCGATCCCTCGGGCCTGCGCATGCTCACCGGCGACCGCCCCACCGGCGCCCTGCACATCGGCCACTACTTCGGCTCGCTGCGCAACCGGGTGCGGCTCCAGGACGCCGGCGTGGAGACCTGGCTGATCGTCGCGGACTACCAGGTGATCACCGACCGCGAGGTGATCGGCGACATCAAGGGCTCGGTGCGCGAGCTCCTCACTGACTACCTCGCCGCGGGCATCGATCCGGAGCGCTCCACGATCTTCACGCACTCCGCGGTGCCGGCGCTGAACCAGCTGATGCTGCCGTTCCTCTCGCTGGTCACCCAGCCGGAGCTCGAGCGCAACCCCACGGTGAAGACCGAGCTGGCCGCCGCCGGGAAGTCCGCCATGGGCGGGCTGCTGCTCACCTACCCGGTGCACCAGGCCGCGGACATCCTGTTCTGCCACGGGAATCTGGTGCCGGTGGGGCGCGACCAGCTGCCGCACATCGAGCAGACCCGCGTGATCGCCCGCCGCTTCAACGAGCGCTTCGCCGGCGGCGAGGCCTACTTCCCCGAGCCCGACGCCCTGCTCTCCGAGGCGCCCACGATCCTGGGCCTGGACGGCGAGCACAAGATGAGCAAGTCCCGGGGCAACACCGTGATGCTGCGCATGGACGCCGACGAGACGGTGAAGAAGATCAAGAAGGCGAAGACGGACTCCGACCGTCGCATCACCTTCGACCCCGAGGGGCGGCCGGAGGTGGCGAACCTGCTCACCATCGCCTCGCAGGCCAGCGGCCGCACGCCCGAGGAGATCGCCGAGGAGATCGGCGATGGGGGTGCGGGCACCCTGAAGCTCCACACCGCCGAGGCGCTGAACGACCACCTCGCCCCGCTGCGCGCCCGTCGCGCCGAGCTCGAGCAGGATCCCGGGTATCTCTTCGAGGTGCTGCGGGCCGGCAACGAGCGCGCGAACGCGGAGGCGGAGGCGACCCTCGCCCGGGTGCGGGAGTACATGGGGATGCTCTACTGA